The genome window CATTAAAGGCATCAGAACCGTAATAACCTTCTAAAAACCTCCTCATCAATTGTCTAAGGATAATCGTGTCAACTACATTTGACAGAACTGCTGTGTAGGTATCATCTTCAACCAAGTTGATTAAATCACCTTGTTCCAGGTAAAACTGGGCTTTAAAACCAACCAACTCCTTCAACTCTTGTTTTAAAGGACTTGCAGTTATTAGTTCCGAAAGTTTTTTTCGGTAATACGAGACAACCATTAGAAAGTGACTAGAAAGCTGCTGAGTGAATACACCGTCGGGAATTCTTATATCTTCTCCAAAACCAAAATTATCCTCTTCAATCTGAATATTTTCGTTTTTCAACAAGTTAAAATTTGAGAAATAGAATGACTTTTCAGCTGTTTCTAAATTAATGTCAAGTCGGACATCTCTATTCCCACTATGGGTTGGGAAAATAACTATCCGATTTTCTCCGATAAATCCAACTAATTGAGTATCAAAATCAACTGTATAGCTATCTCTTAATTTTTCAACCTGTTTGTATAGACGTCTAACTTCGATTGTTTTCGAAGAGGAATTCAAATCTTCTTGAAACTTGATAGCCATCACACCTTTAGATTTATCCTCTAGTTTATCAGTAAAGAGAATCTTCCACTCACCCGAGTTTTCTATTGGATTCTCACCTAGACTGTATCCTAAATAAGTTGCCACAAGTTCAAATGATTGTATATCATTTTTTAAATTTTCTATTAGCTCTTTTAATGACTGCATAGAACCTACATCCTCTAAATTTTACTTCTATTATACCGTATTTTAAGACTAAAAAATACGAAAAACGCTAATATTTGAACTGTACCCCAAAAGTTAGACAGAAAAATCTAACTTTTGGGGTGTTTTTTAAATGAAATTAACATATGAGGACAAAGTTCAAATCTATGAACTTAGAAAACAAGGATATAGCTTAGAGAAGCTTTCAAATAAATTTGGGATAAACAATTCTAATCTTAGGTACATGATTAAATTGATTGATCGTTACGGAATAGAGTTCGTCAAAAAGAGAAGAATCGTCACTATTTCCCTGAATTAAAACAAGAAATGATTGAGAAAGTCTTGCTGGAAGGTTGTTCGCAAAGAAGTGTTAGTCTTGATTATGCCCTCCCCAACCAAGGAATGATTTCAAATTGGCTGGCGCAATACAAGAAAAACGGGTATACTATTGTTGAGAAAACAAGAGGGAGACCAGCTAAAATGGGACGTAAACGAAAGAAAACTTGGGAAGAATGACTGAACTTGAGCGACTTCAAGAGGAGAATGAACATTTACGTACCGAGGTGGCCTACCTAAAAAAGTTAAAAGAGTTAGATGAAAGGGACGAAGCCCTAGAGCGAGAAAGGCAGAAACAGTTAGAGAAATGGCTTCAGGAGGATTTCGACTAGATTTACTTCTTGAAACAGCTCGTTTAGCTCGCTCAACTTACTACTATCAGTTGAAGGAACTAGATGGGCTTGACAAAGATAAAGAGCTTAAAACCGAAATTCAGACTATTTATAATGACCATAAAGGCAACTATGGCTATCGGAGAGTTACTCTTTAACTAAGGAATCGTGGTTATTCGGTCAATCATAAAAGAGTTCAACGGTTGATGACGATCCTTGGTTTAACGGCTCGAATTCGTCGGAAACGGAAGTATTCTTCCTACCAAGGAGAGATTGGCAAGAAAGCAGAGAATCTCATTCAACGCCAGTTTGAAGGGTCGAAACCGATGGAAAAGTGCTACACGGATGTGACAGAGTTTGCCATTCCAGCAAGCAGCCAAAAGCTCTATTTATCGCCTGTTTTAGATGGTTTTAACAGTGAAATTATTGCTTATCATCTTTCTACTTCGCCCAATTTAGAACAAGTGAAAGCTATGCTGGAGCAGGCCTTTACAGAGACACACTATGAGAAGACCATTCTCCATAGTGACCAAGGCTGGCAATATCAACACGATTCTTATCATCGGTTCCTAGAGAGTAAAGGAATTCAGCCATCCATGTCACGCAAGGGCAACAGCCCAGACAACGGTATGATGGAGCCCTTCTTTGGTATTTTGAAATCCGAAATGTTTTATGGTTATGAGAGGAACTTTAGGTCTTTAGAAGACCTTGAACAAGCTATTGTAGACTATATTGATTACTACAACAATAAACGAATTAAGATCAAACTAAAAGGACTTAGCTCTGTGCAATACAGAACTAAATCCCTTCAATAATTATTTGTCTAACTTTTGGGGTCAGTACAAAATCAGCGTCTTTCTTATGTATTGATTCGTATTGAATGCTTACTTAACTTCGGTGAACACAACGTGTTTGCGAAGTTTTGGTGAGTATTTCTTCAATTGAAGACGGTCTGGAGTGTTACGTTTGTTTTTAGAAGTAAGGTACAAGCGTTCACCAGATTCTTTGTGTTCAAGTGTGATATTTACGCGCATGGTATCTCCCTTCTATTATTCAGCTGATGCAGCTTTAGCGATCTTACGTCCTTTGTAGTATCCTTTAAGTGATACGCGGTGAGAACGTGAGTAATCTCCAGTAGTTTCGTCAAAGTTTACAGATGGAGCTGTTACTTTGTAGTGTGTACGACGTTTGTTTTTCTTCGCTTTTGAAGTGCGACGTGCAGGTACTGCCATTTTGATTTCTCCTTTAGGTATTTAAATTCGATTCAATCTAGTGATTTTCATCAACCATACTAGGATAACACATTTTTTTTGTAAAGTAAAGTTACTTGACAAAAAAAGATGAAAAAATTAGGAGCTAGTAATCGAAATTTTCTGAAAATTCAAGAATTTTCTTCTGTTCATTGCCTTTAAAATGTGCTATAATAGTAAAAACTGAAACGGGAGGGAACAAATGACTGAATTAGATAAACGTCACCGCAGTAGCATTTATGACAGCATGGTTAAATCACCAAACCGTGCCATGCTTCGTGCCACTGGTATGACAGATAAGGACTTTGAAACACCGATTGTGGGAGTGATTTCGACTTGGGCGGAAAATACACCATGTAACATTCACTTGCATGATTTTGGGAAATTGGCGAAAGAAGGTGTCAAATCTGCAGGTGCTTGGCCTGTGCAGTTTGGAACTATTACTGTAGCGGACGGAATTGCCATGGGAACGCCTGGTATGCGCTTCTCTTTGACATCTCGTGATATCATCGCGGACTCCATCGAGGCGGCTATGGGTGGTCACAACGTGGATGCCTTTGTTGCTATCGGTGGCTGTGATAAGAACATGCCTGGTTCTATGATTGCCATTGCTAATATGGATATTCCAGCTATTTTCGCTTATGGTGGAACCATTGCACCCGGAAATCTTGATGGCAAAGACATTGACTTGGTTTCGGTGTTTGAAGGAATCGGAAAATGGAACCACGGTGATATGACAGCTGAGGACGTGAAGCGTCTCGAATGTAATGCCTGCCCGGGCCCTGGTGGCTGTGGTGGTATGTATACAGCTAATACCATGGCGACTGCTATTGAAGTTCTAGGTATGAGTTTGCCAGGATCTTCATCTCACCCAGCTGAATCAGCTGACAAGAAAGAAGATATCGAAGCAGCAGGACGTGCTGTTGTCAAGATGCTGGAGCTTGGTCTCAAACCATCAGATATCTTGACTCGTGAAGCCTTTGAAGATGCCATCACTGTAACTATGGCTCTCGGTGGTTCTACAAATGCCACTCTTCACTTGCTTGCCATTGCCCATGCTGCCAATGTTGACTTGTCACTTGAAGACTTCAATACGATCCAAGAACGTGTGCCTCACTTGGCCGACTTGAAACCATCTGGTCAGTATGTCTTCCAAGACCTCTACGAAGTTGGGGGTGTGCCAGCGGTTATGAAGTACTTGCTGGCAAATGGTTTCCTTCATGGCGACCGTATCACATGTACTGGTAAGACAGTCGCTGAAAACTTGGCTGACTTTGCAGACCTTACACCAGGCCAAAAAGTCATTATGCCACTTGAAAATCCAAAACGTGCAGACGGTCCGCTTATCATCTTGAACGGGAACCTTGCCCCTGACGGTGCGGTTGCTAAAGTATCAGGTGTTAAAGTGCGTCGTCACGTTGGTCCAGCTAAGGTCTTTGACTCAGAAGAAGATGCTATCCAGGCTGTTCTGACAGATGAAA of Streptococcus oralis contains these proteins:
- the rpmG gene encoding 50S ribosomal protein L33; this encodes MRVNITLEHKESGERLYLTSKNKRNTPDRLQLKKYSPKLRKHVVFTEVK
- the rpmF gene encoding 50S ribosomal protein L32 → MAVPARRTSKAKKNKRRTHYKVTAPSVNFDETTGDYSRSHRVSLKGYYKGRKIAKAASAE
- the ilvD gene encoding dihydroxy-acid dehydratase, which encodes MTELDKRHRSSIYDSMVKSPNRAMLRATGMTDKDFETPIVGVISTWAENTPCNIHLHDFGKLAKEGVKSAGAWPVQFGTITVADGIAMGTPGMRFSLTSRDIIADSIEAAMGGHNVDAFVAIGGCDKNMPGSMIAIANMDIPAIFAYGGTIAPGNLDGKDIDLVSVFEGIGKWNHGDMTAEDVKRLECNACPGPGGCGGMYTANTMATAIEVLGMSLPGSSSHPAESADKKEDIEAAGRAVVKMLELGLKPSDILTREAFEDAITVTMALGGSTNATLHLLAIAHAANVDLSLEDFNTIQERVPHLADLKPSGQYVFQDLYEVGGVPAVMKYLLANGFLHGDRITCTGKTVAENLADFADLTPGQKVIMPLENPKRADGPLIILNGNLAPDGAVAKVSGVKVRRHVGPAKVFDSEEDAIQAVLTDEIVDGDVVVVRFVGPKGGPGMPEMLSLSSMIVGKGQGDKVALLTDGRFSGGTYGLVVGHIAPEAQDGGPIAYLRTGDIVTVDQDTKEISMEVSEEELEKRKAETTLPPLYSRGVLGKYAHIVSSASRGAVTDFWNMDKSGKK